From the genome of Lysinibacter sp. HNR:
TTATTCAGAAGCATAATGACGGGTTTAAAAACCACCGTAAAGGCGATCTGAAAAGAGACCACCTTTTTTGCCGCGCTTAAAGGCCTGGCCAGAGCAAAATTCTTGGGAATAAGCTCGCCCACAATCATCGAGAGAAGGGTGGCAAACAGGATTCCCACGGTCGCAGAAACCGGACGCAGGAAAGCCTCGGGAAGCCCCAGGGTGGTAAGGGGCTGCGCAAGGAGTCGACTGATGGCAGGTTCCATGGTGTATCCGGTGAGCAACGTGGTCAGGGTAATGCCCAATTGCGCACTCGACAGATGAGTTGAGGTGATCTTGAGGGCGGAAATGGTTTTTTCCAGCCCTTCCTCTCCTCGCCCCTGACGGGCTTCAAGTTCAGCTCGGTCAAGATTTACCAGCGCAAACTCGGAAGCAACAAAAAATCCGGTTCCGACGGTGAGCACCAAACCTATACCGAGCAGAAGTAAGTCAATTAGCACCGGTCACACCACTCTCTCGTGAAATTAGAGGAGGAGGCTGTGTAACCGGTCTATGAGAAGGAGGGTCGTCCATAAGTAGAACTAGTATACCGGGATGTTTCCTGAATGGAAGCCCTCGAAACCGTACCCAAAGATAATTCAATAAAACTCCATCAACTCCCGTAAGAAACAGACCAGCTCGCTCATCCCCTCTGCGGGGTTCATAGTTTCCCCCGTACATTCTGCGTCAGCACAGACGCCGTACGCGCCTCCCGAACGCTGGGCGGTACAAGAAACACAACCAACAAAACAAAAGGAGACTCTGTGCAGTCACACGGCAAACGCTGGGCGGTTCGTACCGCCACCGCGATGTTGACAGCGGGCGCAATGCTCACTCTCGGCATGACCGGTTTGGCCTCGGCGGCTGAACCATCAACCATTGACCCGACTAAATTCGGCTCTATAAATATCCACAAGTACGGGTTTGACGAGTACAATCAGCTACCACCCAACCTGAGCAACGGTACCGAACTTGCGCCCGGCGACCTCAACGGCCTGCTCCCAATGAGCGGCGTAACCTTCCAGGTGCAGCAGGTTCAGGGTGTTGACCTGACCACAAACGCGGGCTGGAATTCCCTTCCGGGACGTACCCCCACAAACCCGGGCGGCGCTCTGGGAGCACCAATCTCGCAAACAACCAACGCAACCGGTGACGCTGTTTTTAGTAACCTGCCGCTGGGCCTGTATCTGGTGACCGAAACAATGTATCCCGCAGGATACGTTCCTGCTGACCCCTTCCTGGTCACAATACCGATGACCCATCCCACCAACCTCAACGAGTGGATGTACAACGTTCACGTCTACCCCAAAAACTTCAATGCGGACGGGCCCGACAAAATCGTTGAAGATGGGGGCGCGACCAAGGTTGGTGACACCATCTCCTGGACTATCTCGGGTAAAATTCCCCCGAGTCAGACACTAGACGGTTATCGCATCGTTGATCCGCTTGACGAGCGCCTCGAATACGTGAGCACCGAGGTATCTTTCAAAAACAGTGCGACCCCCCTCATCGAGGGAGTGGACTACGAGCTGGTCACCGATAACAGCCAGGGGTTTGATGTCTTTGGTCCGGGTACCAACGTTGTTGTCACCTTTCTTCCCGCCGGACTCGCCAAGCTTGCCGCAAACAACCAAGATGAAATCCTAGTCACGATAAGCACCATTGTTCTTGAGGTCGGCGACATCGAGAACACCGCGATCATCTACCCCAACCTGCCCAGCTTTGATATCAAGCCGGGCACCCCCGGCTGGCCCGGAGACGAGGTTGACCCGGACAACCCTCCAGGGCCCGGTGGACCCGGTATCACCCCCAACCCTCCGGTGACCAAGTTCAACGGAATCACCATCAACAAGGTTGATGCATCCGACAACGGCCGACTGATTGCGGGAGCTGAGTTCCAGGTCTTCACCTCTGAGGCTGATGCGCGGGCTCTCACCAATCCAATCAGTATCAACGGTACCGATACCTGGATAACCGACAACAACGGCGTAGCCTCCATCTCGGGTCTTCGTGTCTCACGCTGGGCAAACGGAGGCCCTGTTGCCCCCGGAGAGA
Proteins encoded in this window:
- a CDS encoding SpaH/EbpB family LPXTG-anchored major pilin, translated to MQSHGKRWAVRTATAMLTAGAMLTLGMTGLASAAEPSTIDPTKFGSINIHKYGFDEYNQLPPNLSNGTELAPGDLNGLLPMSGVTFQVQQVQGVDLTTNAGWNSLPGRTPTNPGGALGAPISQTTNATGDAVFSNLPLGLYLVTETMYPAGYVPADPFLVTIPMTHPTNLNEWMYNVHVYPKNFNADGPDKIVEDGGATKVGDTISWTISGKIPPSQTLDGYRIVDPLDERLEYVSTEVSFKNSATPLIEGVDYELVTDNSQGFDVFGPGTNVVVTFLPAGLAKLAANNQDEILVTISTIVLEVGDIENTAIIYPNLPSFDIKPGTPGWPGDEVDPDNPPGPGGPGITPNPPVTKFNGITINKVDASDNGRLIAGAEFQVFTSEADARALTNPISINGTDTWITDNNGVASISGLRVSRWANGGPVAPGETGYRLYWLAEVKAPSGYELLAAPISFEVLSTADTQVPLIVQNSPSNGGFTLPFTGSVISALLFYGAGTVILLGVALMVIRSRRKAAAEIL